The window ACGTCTAAACCTTGCCCGTGAGATGTTCAGCAGTATCGACGCCCTAGATTATTTCCGGCACTGGCGAACACCGAGTGAGCGTTTAGAAGAGTAGGGTGATCCCAGCTTTCTGACTAAAGCTGGGATTGGCTGTTTTTGAAAGTCACTGCCATTTAGATTTAAATCTCTATATGCACGTAAAATCAGTAACTTACTGCTTTATCTGACCTCTAAAATCTTTATTCCAGTTTTCATCAATTTCAATAAGCATGTTTTCGCCGCATAGAGTGTTTATGTTGCTGAAATCTTTACCTGAATATCTTTCTGAGTTAGAGTGGCAACCCTTGGTTCGGTGTGGTTCATGGGGAGGGACGATAATGACAACTCTTTTTTTGAGTAGATTATGACATACGAAGACCTCGTTGATTTTTTAGATCATAAACGGCTTCTTATTGATAAAGGTATTCAGTAAGCTGTTTAATACACAAAACTATGGCCACCAAAGGACGATCCTTGGTGGCCGTTTTCATTTATCAGGGACAGCAAGAATTTCAAATCTCAGCCAAATCAAACGTCTTGTAACAATGTGAGAGGATAAATGATAGTCTAGGGGCCGGGATACCGACCTATTGTCCAGGAGCAGAAAATGGTCAAAGAAACAAAACCTATAGTTACGTTTGATGAGTCATTTGAAAAACTCGATATTCGAGTTGGCAAGGTAATAGATGTTGCACTTGAAAGCCAAACACATAAACCTACTTACAAAATGATCGTAGATTTTGGGAAGTACGGCCAACGTATTAGTTATGGACGCTTTACTCAACACTCTATTGAAGAAGTAAAAAACAGACTCGTACTTGGAGTTCTTAATTTTGAACCGAGACAAATGGGGCCGGTCACTTCGGAAGTATTGATTTTAGGGGTTCAATTTCCAAAGGCCGAGAGTGGTGAGGCAACATTTGTCTCCCCTGCTGTGGATGCGAAAGTCGGAAGTAAGCTTTTCTAGTGTCCCAGAAGTCAGGACCAACAAGAAATTCTATTTTTACTAGTGGGGTGTTCATGATCAATAGAGCCGCAATCATACTCAGATACAAGCAACCTGCCGTTAATTGGGTCAATGACGCCAACCCATATCATGAAATCGATATGCCTGAAGTATCACTAGAAGAAATCAATCGGGAACGTGCCGTATATCTGGTCAGTGATGAGGATGCAGATAATGATGATTCTTTGTCTGCATGGATCGAAATGAACTTTGAAGTACTCTTTACCAATGAACTAGAAGGATGGTATGCGGATGACACCCTCTGGCCGGAGCATCGAACCCTTGCAATGTTCCATGAATGGTTTGATGTTGAATGTCATACCATGATTCTGGACACAGTTGATGAACCGATAGAAGATGAGGATATTGAAGATACCCTTCATTGACCTAGCTCTGGAGATGATCCAAGTGGCCTTTCCTATTTATCAGGGTATGTGAAAATTATTCCATTGAGCCTGTTTTTTTAAAAAAGGAGATTTTTAAATGGAAGATGTAATCGGCGTCATAGTTGTCCTGGTTGCAGTGTTTGTGCTGTTTCTTTTCCTTTTCCGAGGGAGGTGATCTTTTGGGAGTTGCAGGTTTTGTTCTTGCTGTATTTGTTCTTTTAATCATTTGTGTTTCGGCTTTTGGGTATTTACATCGAGATCTCCGCTGCCCAGAGTGTGGCGAAAAAATGACCCGCAATAAGAACAAAACATGGACATGCGAATCCTGCCAAACAAGGCATCCATGTTATCCATGAAGATCAGACACTTTTTTTACAATTCACTACTTTCAAGAAACTCCTCGCTGATCCGTGGACAGTTTTTAAAAATCCTCCCGCAACCAATTCTCATATTATCTAAGGATATATAGAACAGTATAAATGGCCAAAGTCCTGGCCAAAGGGTTATGCGCAGTATTAGGTAGAAATTAGCATGGCTAGACTCATGTTCTTGCATGCCACAAACCATCCCGGCCCAACTTTCGCAGGAGAGGTGGGCTTTGTTATGCCAAGGAATGCTCCAATGCTGGCTTGGGCAAGGATCAAATATTCAGAGCATGATAAAATGAGCATTACACATATCGTTGGCAGGTCTTCTCTTGAAGTTTTGAATATGTCAGGAAGGAATTTCGAATAAATGTGTACTCCCGATTTATGTTTTTTGTCTTTGCGATATGGGCTTAAACTAGCGCCATTCTGTTATGTCCCCGGATTTTAATTTATGAATAAAGGAAAGATCTCTATGCGTATCCTGATGACTCTGCTTTTGGCTATCACTCTCACAGCCTGTGCGGCCACGACAGCAGTGCCAACCTCTGAAGCGGGGAAAGCCCTCGAAGCAGAGCAGTTGGTCCGTTACAGCCTCACCGGGCGAATCATGGAAAGTGTCGAGAACAACTACTCCGTTCAACTTGCTTCCCTGTTGACATCAATGGAAGTTCCGGCAGGGAAGAAAGAACAGATCATCACCGAAGAGATCAAGACTGTCGCGGAGGGCGAACACCAACGCCTTCTTAATGCCCTGGTGCCGATTTACCGACGTTATTACACAGCCGATGAAATTCATCAACTTTTGTCCTTTTACAAAACCGATGTGGCGCGCAAGTCGTTAAAAGTCAGTTCGCAGATTGCGGCTGAAAGCCAGCAATATGTGCGGTTGTGGAATGATCACTTTGAGGAAGAGTTGATGAAGCGGGTGGATGAGA of the Deltaproteobacteria bacterium IMCC39524 genome contains:
- a CDS encoding tRNA-binding protein; amino-acid sequence: MVKETKPIVTFDESFEKLDIRVGKVIDVALESQTHKPTYKMIVDFGKYGQRISYGRFTQHSIEEVKNRLVLGVLNFEPRQMGPVTSEVLILGVQFPKAESGEATFVSPAVDAKVGSKLF
- a CDS encoding DUF2059 domain-containing protein, producing MNKGKISMRILMTLLLAITLTACAATTAVPTSEAGKALEAEQLVRYSLTGRIMESVENNYSVQLASLLTSMEVPAGKKEQIITEEIKTVAEGEHQRLLNALVPIYRRYYTADEIHQLLSFYKTDVARKSLKVSSQIAAESQQYVRLWNDHFEEELMKRVDERLSEMGISIDR